A window of Hymenobacter aerilatus contains these coding sequences:
- a CDS encoding dipeptidase, with protein sequence MLLVDAHLDLSMNALEWNRDLTQPVATLNAREAGLTDKPDRGNAVVSLPELRRGHIGLVVATQIARFVAPNNPLPGWHSPAQAWAQTQGQLAWYQAMEAAGEMVQVHDLPTLERHLALWADDSPVDTKPIGYILSLEGADSLISVDYLEQAHRAGLRAVGPAHYGPGRYAQGTDATGHMGPAGHALLREMERLNIILDATHLCDDSFWEALDHFNGPVWASHNNCRALVNHNRQYSDEQLKALIARGAVIGGALDAWMMVPNWVRGESTPVGMGCNLEVVVDHLDHICQLAGNALHIGIGSDLDGAFGREQCPYDLETIADLQRLPDLLTKRGYSHQDIENIMHGNWLRFLRQAWA encoded by the coding sequence ATGCTGCTAGTAGACGCTCACCTGGATTTGAGCATGAACGCGCTGGAGTGGAACCGCGACCTAACTCAGCCCGTGGCAACCCTCAACGCCCGCGAGGCCGGCCTCACCGACAAGCCCGACCGCGGCAATGCCGTGGTGAGCCTACCCGAGCTGCGCCGGGGCCACATTGGGCTGGTGGTGGCCACCCAGATTGCCCGCTTCGTGGCTCCCAACAATCCCCTACCCGGCTGGCACTCGCCGGCTCAGGCCTGGGCCCAAACCCAGGGCCAGCTAGCCTGGTACCAAGCCATGGAGGCGGCTGGCGAGATGGTGCAGGTGCACGACCTCCCTACCTTGGAACGGCACTTGGCCCTGTGGGCTGATGATTCACCCGTTGATACAAAACCCATCGGCTACATCCTCAGCCTGGAAGGAGCTGACTCTCTCATCAGCGTAGACTACCTGGAGCAGGCCCATCGTGCTGGTCTGCGGGCCGTGGGGCCGGCTCACTACGGTCCCGGCCGCTACGCCCAGGGCACCGATGCCACCGGCCACATGGGGCCGGCCGGTCACGCACTGCTGCGCGAGATGGAACGGCTCAACATTATTCTGGACGCCACGCACCTCTGCGACGATAGTTTCTGGGAAGCCCTCGACCACTTCAACGGCCCGGTGTGGGCCAGCCACAACAACTGCCGCGCCTTGGTAAATCATAACCGTCAGTACAGCGACGAGCAACTGAAAGCCTTGATAGCCCGCGGCGCTGTGATTGGCGGCGCCTTAGATGCCTGGATGATGGTGCCCAACTGGGTGCGGGGCGAGTCGACGCCCGTGGGCATGGGCTGCAACCTGGAGGTGGTAGTCGACCACCTGGACCACATCTGCCAACTGGCCGGCAATGCCTTACACATCGGCATCGGTTCCGACTTGGATGGTGCTTTCGGCCGCGAGCAATGCCCTTACGATTTGGAAACAATTGCCGACTTGCAACGCCTACCCGACCTACTCACCAAGCGTGGCTACTCCCACCAGGACATCGAGAACATCATGCACGGCAACTGGCTGCGGTTTCTGCGACAGGCGTGGGCCTAG
- a CDS encoding ion transporter has product MLLGVELIWGLTPALQILSNGIWVVFILDFLLKFTLAPQKLPFLKNNVITLISLLAPALRLFRLARVFRAARAVRGLRLVKVVGSLNRGMRALSSSFGQRGVGYVLGVTVVVLLLGAAGMYAFENQEPGGLTTYPEALWWTAMVLISLGSDYWPRTPEGRALCFLLALYGFTVFGYFTATLATFFIERDTDDCDAEVAGTDCGTTRGTMAAAAGTTEWAICAARSAAKGRECR; this is encoded by the coding sequence GTGCTGCTGGGGGTTGAGTTGATCTGGGGCCTCACACCCGCCTTGCAAATCCTGAGCAACGGCATCTGGGTGGTGTTCATCCTGGATTTCCTGCTCAAGTTCACGCTGGCTCCCCAGAAGCTGCCGTTTCTGAAAAATAACGTCATCACGCTGATTTCACTGCTGGCGCCGGCGCTGCGGCTGTTTCGGCTGGCGCGGGTGTTTCGGGCGGCACGGGCGGTGCGCGGGCTGCGGCTGGTGAAGGTAGTGGGCTCCCTGAACCGAGGGATGCGGGCGTTGTCGAGCAGCTTCGGGCAGCGCGGGGTAGGATATGTGCTGGGTGTAACGGTAGTGGTGCTGCTACTGGGCGCGGCCGGCATGTACGCCTTCGAAAACCAAGAGCCCGGCGGCCTCACCACCTACCCCGAGGCGCTGTGGTGGACGGCCATGGTGCTCATCAGCCTGGGCAGCGACTACTGGCCCCGCACGCCCGAAGGCCGCGCGTTGTGCTTCTTGCTGGCGCTGTACGGCTTCACGGTGTTCGGCTACTTCACGGCTACCCTGGCCACGTTTTTCATCGAACGCGATACGGATGATTGCGACGCCGAAGTGGCCGGCACGGATTGCGGCACTACACGAGGAACTATGGCAGCTGCGGCAGGAACTACGGAGTGGGCGATTTGTGCAGCCCGTAGCGCGGCAAAAGGTAGGGAGTGCAGGTAG
- a CDS encoding D-TA family PLP-dependent enzyme, giving the protein MEKEENWFTLQNADQLDTPALVVYPERVRRNLAQLTASIDDLARLRPHIKTHKSAEAVQLTLAAGIRKFKCATIAEAELLGQCLAPDVLLAYQPIGPKAHRFVELVQRYPHTTFSCLVDHYAAAEQLNALAAASGLHIAVFLDLNVGMNRTGIDPTAALALYQQCAALPHLHVLGLHAYDGHIHESDLAERTARCHTAFAPVEKLIEQLRATGLQPVVVVGGTPTYPIHAARTGVECSPGTFIYWDGGYGSAFTEQPFEPAALVLTRVISLPTPTTLCVDLGHKAVASESTLDKRVTFLNAPQLQPIGHSEEHLVLEAGPGHGFRVGDLLYGLPHHICPTVALHAQAYTIDNHLATGTWPTAARNRTLTI; this is encoded by the coding sequence ATGGAAAAGGAAGAAAACTGGTTCACCCTCCAAAATGCCGACCAGCTGGATACGCCCGCGCTGGTGGTGTACCCAGAGCGAGTGCGCCGCAACCTGGCCCAGCTCACAGCCTCCATCGACGATTTAGCCCGGCTACGGCCCCACATCAAAACGCACAAAAGCGCGGAGGCGGTACAGCTGACGTTGGCCGCTGGCATCCGTAAGTTTAAGTGTGCGACCATCGCCGAAGCCGAGCTGCTGGGCCAGTGCCTGGCTCCCGATGTGCTACTGGCCTACCAGCCTATAGGACCCAAGGCGCACCGCTTCGTAGAGCTGGTGCAGCGCTACCCCCACACCACATTTTCCTGCCTAGTTGACCACTACGCAGCAGCCGAGCAGCTCAACGCCCTGGCTGCCGCAAGCGGGCTGCACATCGCCGTATTCCTGGACCTGAACGTGGGAATGAACCGCACGGGTATCGACCCGACGGCGGCATTGGCGTTGTATCAGCAGTGCGCTGCCCTACCCCATTTGCACGTGCTGGGCCTGCATGCCTACGACGGCCATATTCACGAATCCGACCTTGCCGAACGCACGGCCCGCTGTCACACGGCGTTTGCCCCAGTGGAGAAGCTGATCGAGCAGCTACGGGCAACGGGTTTGCAACCAGTAGTGGTAGTAGGTGGCACGCCTACCTACCCCATCCATGCGGCGCGGACGGGGGTAGAGTGCAGCCCCGGCACGTTTATTTACTGGGACGGAGGCTACGGCAGCGCCTTCACCGAGCAGCCGTTTGAACCGGCAGCCTTGGTGCTCACGCGAGTTATTTCACTACCTACCCCTACTACCTTGTGCGTGGATTTGGGGCACAAAGCAGTAGCTTCCGAAAGTACACTAGACAAACGCGTGACCTTTCTAAACGCCCCCCAACTGCAGCCCATTGGGCACAGCGAGGAACACTTGGTACTGGAGGCTGGGCCCGGCCACGGCTTCCGGGTAGGCGACCTGCTCTACGGCTTGCCTCATCACATTTGTCCCACCGTGGCGCTTCACGCGCAAGCGTATACCATCGACAACCATCTGGCTACGGGTACGTGGCCTACCGCGGCCCGCAACCGCACTCTAACCATCTAA
- a CDS encoding RidA family protein, with the protein MSTPSENFAATGLNLPPAPTPLGVYKPYLIDGKYLYVSGHGPVQDDKSLIIGRIGDALDMEQGKLAAQQVGLTILSTIATHLGSLDKVKRVIKVLGMVNCTPDFERHPYIINGCSELFAKVWGPENGIGVRSAVGFGSLPDNIPVEIEALFELA; encoded by the coding sequence ATGTCAACTCCTTCCGAAAACTTCGCTGCCACTGGTCTAAACCTGCCACCCGCTCCTACCCCGCTAGGTGTGTACAAGCCCTACCTCATCGATGGAAAGTACCTCTATGTATCGGGTCACGGACCGGTGCAGGATGATAAGAGCCTGATTATCGGCCGCATCGGCGACGCCCTGGATATGGAGCAGGGCAAGCTGGCCGCCCAGCAAGTGGGCCTCACCATTCTCTCTACCATCGCCACGCACCTAGGCAGCCTGGATAAGGTGAAGCGCGTGATAAAGGTATTGGGCATGGTGAATTGCACCCCTGATTTTGAGCGTCACCCCTACATCATCAACGGGTGCAGCGAGCTATTTGCGAAGGTGTGGGGCCCCGAAAACGGCATCGGCGTGCGCAGCGCCGTGGGCTTCGGCTCGCTGCCGGATAATATTCCGGTGGAAATTGAAGCGCTGTTCGAACTGGCATAA
- a CDS encoding glycosyltransferase family 25 protein yields MSLKTSLNRRAIFKNRFDNENLKYVIIDGFTGLDAYIFPNAISVRSKQYLSKGSIGCWLGHYSIWMEAANQKLEYSMIFEDDVILTKDFNNLLSCAFDKVPSDFDILFLNSGNNYPHNKRFIVNELFFTPYQIRNGAYGYIISYNGAIKLLNMIPTVQVTRGGVDSAIGVLIRNKRITAYHLNEPLCWVDFSFISSIK; encoded by the coding sequence TTGTCACTGAAGACTAGCTTAAATAGAAGGGCGATTTTTAAGAACAGGTTTGATAATGAGAATCTTAAATATGTTATCATTGATGGCTTCACTGGACTCGATGCTTATATATTCCCAAATGCAATTAGTGTAAGGTCAAAACAATACCTTTCTAAAGGCAGTATTGGCTGTTGGCTTGGGCACTATTCAATCTGGATGGAAGCAGCTAACCAAAAACTTGAGTATTCAATGATATTTGAAGATGATGTAATTCTTACTAAGGATTTCAATAATTTATTAAGCTGCGCATTCGATAAAGTTCCATCTGACTTTGACATATTATTTCTAAACTCTGGAAACAACTATCCTCATAACAAACGTTTTATTGTAAATGAACTTTTTTTTACTCCTTATCAAATTAGGAATGGAGCCTATGGTTACATTATTAGTTATAACGGAGCAATAAAGCTTTTAAATATGATACCAACCGTACAAGTAACACGAGGCGGAGTTGATTCGGCTATTGGGGTATTAATCAGGAATAAGAGGATAACAGCTTACCATCTTAATGAGCCGCTCTGCTGGGTTGATTTTTCATTTATTAGTAGTATCAAGTAA
- a CDS encoding DUF72 domain-containing protein, protein MLTWHVGCSGYHYRHWKGVFYPDKFPQRRWFEFYSQHFRTLELNVTFYRFPQLSFMESWYQQSPPEFRFSVKAPRLITHYKQFHDTAQLLADFYGTAQEGLREKLGPVLFQLPPRLSYSEERLERILDSLDSTFQNVVEFRHPSWWMGHVYQALARNNIAFVGQSHPELPDEVVTNTGLVYYRFHGVPELYKSPYPEAFLQRVEDEIQAAPHVREAYLYFNNDIDASAIGNARQMQQLIGG, encoded by the coding sequence ATGCTTACTTGGCACGTTGGCTGTTCTGGCTACCACTATCGACACTGGAAAGGCGTATTCTACCCCGACAAGTTCCCGCAACGGCGCTGGTTCGAGTTCTACAGTCAGCACTTCCGCACGTTGGAACTGAACGTGACATTTTACCGCTTTCCGCAGCTGTCGTTCATGGAAAGCTGGTACCAGCAGAGCCCGCCCGAGTTCCGATTTTCGGTGAAAGCGCCCCGCCTGATTACGCACTACAAGCAGTTTCACGACACCGCACAGCTACTCGCCGATTTCTACGGCACGGCCCAGGAAGGGCTGCGCGAAAAGCTAGGCCCCGTACTGTTTCAGCTGCCGCCGCGGCTAAGCTATTCCGAAGAACGTCTGGAGCGCATCCTTGATAGTCTAGATTCGACCTTCCAAAACGTAGTGGAGTTTCGGCACCCCAGTTGGTGGATGGGGCACGTGTACCAAGCACTAGCCCGAAATAACATTGCCTTCGTAGGCCAGAGCCACCCCGAACTGCCCGATGAAGTGGTGACGAACACCGGGCTCGTGTACTACCGCTTTCATGGGGTGCCGGAGCTGTATAAGTCGCCCTACCCCGAGGCGTTTCTGCAACGCGTGGAGGACGAAATCCAAGCCGCGCCGCACGTGCGAGAAGCCTACCTCTACTTCAACAACGACATCGACGCGTCGGCTATTGGCAACGCCCGGCAGATGCAGCAGCTTATTGGTGGGTGA
- a CDS encoding GntT/GntP/DsdX family permease — protein sequence MTITIVLLCIVGLVLLIALGKINAFVAFLLISVVAGVLLGMPLADIPKSIEKGMGDTLGSLVIILCFGAMLGKLLAESGAAEKLAAALMQAFGPRYIQWAMVVAGFVIGIPLFYGIGFVLLVPLIFSVAYQYKLPAIYIGLPMLSALSVTHGFLPPHPSPTALVVQFDANMGQTLLYGLAVAIPTIIIAGPLFARTLTGIVSRPLQAFAATTPAANPPGTANSFFTALLPVLLLMLAAGYPFLTGLPFQRVMALLGQPSIVMLLAVAYATYSLGLKQGRTMPQIMAIYADAVKDISMILLIIGASGALKQVLTDSGASLAIAEQLQHVALPPLVLGWLMAAIIRACVGSATVAGLTTAGLIAPLLQQTHTNPNLMVLAVGAGSLMFSHVNDSGFWLFKEYFNVSVKDTLRSWSVMEALVGGLGLVGVLLLDLFV from the coding sequence ATGACCATCACGATTGTTCTGCTCTGCATTGTAGGCCTGGTGCTGCTGATTGCCCTCGGCAAAATCAACGCCTTTGTAGCTTTTCTGCTGATTTCGGTGGTGGCTGGTGTGCTGCTGGGCATGCCCCTGGCTGACATTCCCAAGTCCATTGAGAAGGGCATGGGCGACACGCTGGGCTCGTTGGTGATTATTCTGTGCTTTGGGGCTATGCTGGGCAAACTGCTAGCCGAAAGCGGAGCCGCTGAGAAGCTGGCCGCCGCCCTCATGCAGGCCTTCGGCCCGCGCTATATCCAATGGGCTATGGTGGTGGCCGGTTTCGTGATTGGCATTCCGCTGTTCTACGGCATCGGCTTTGTATTGCTCGTGCCGCTCATTTTTTCGGTGGCGTATCAGTACAAGCTGCCCGCCATCTACATTGGCTTGCCCATGCTGTCGGCTTTGTCGGTCACGCACGGCTTCCTACCCCCGCACCCTTCGCCTACGGCCCTGGTGGTGCAGTTTGATGCCAACATGGGGCAGACTCTGCTCTACGGCTTGGCCGTGGCTATTCCGACCATCATCATTGCCGGGCCGCTGTTTGCCCGCACGCTCACCGGTATTGTGTCGCGGCCGTTGCAGGCGTTTGCCGCCACGACACCCGCCGCCAACCCGCCCGGCACGGCCAACAGCTTTTTCACGGCCCTGCTGCCGGTGCTGCTGCTGATGCTGGCCGCCGGCTACCCCTTCCTCACCGGCCTACCCTTCCAGCGCGTAATGGCCCTGTTGGGGCAACCATCCATCGTGATGCTGCTGGCTGTAGCCTACGCCACCTACTCACTGGGGCTGAAGCAGGGCCGCACCATGCCGCAAATTATGGCCATCTACGCCGATGCGGTGAAGGACATCAGCATGATCTTACTCATCATTGGGGCCTCCGGGGCACTCAAGCAGGTGCTCACCGATAGCGGCGCCAGCCTAGCCATTGCCGAGCAGCTGCAGCACGTAGCCCTACCCCCGTTGGTGCTGGGCTGGCTGATGGCGGCCATCATTCGGGCGTGCGTAGGCTCGGCCACCGTGGCGGGTCTCACTACGGCCGGCCTCATTGCCCCGCTGCTCCAGCAAACCCATACCAACCCCAACCTGATGGTGCTGGCCGTGGGCGCGGGCAGCCTGATGTTCTCCCACGTCAACGACTCGGGCTTCTGGCTGTTTAAGGAATACTTCAACGTGAGCGTAAAAGACACGCTCCGCTCCTGGTCGGTGATGGAAGCCCTGGTGGGCGGCTTGGGCCTGGTAGGCGTGTTGTTGCTGGACCTGTTCGTGTAG
- a CDS encoding glycoside hydrolase family 20 protein encodes MPTTNPSVLRPTPLASCRLILLLLVLLGGVGTMPTGWAQPALSLIPRPVQATTTGQVFVLSRHTALQVGPGLSAEPATRFRQYVQQMSRVEIGLKSTKRRTDVLVLQLDSTAVPQPEGYKLTIDSRRVTVTGHDEAGVFYGLQTLSQLVPPGKADRVALPGCTITDYPRFAYRGMHLDVSRHLFPVDTLKKWLDVLAFYKINTFHWHLTDDQGWRIEIKKYPRLQTVAAFRDETLIGHKRDLPHRFDGQRYGGYYSQEEVRDLVRYAAQRHITIIPEIELPGHASAALTAYPELGCTGGPYHTATFWGVFDDVYCAGNEATFAFLTDVLDEVAALFPGQYLHIGGDECPKTRWKVCPKCQRRIQEEHLRDERELQSYFVRRISRHLATLNKRLLGWDEILEGGLPPAATVMSWTGEQGGIEAARLGHDVVMTPEKQVYLDYFQTLYPTDSLAAGGYTPLRRLYRYEPVPAELTPAQARHVRGVQANVWTEYMPTAGKLEYMVFPRLLALSEIAWSPRAERDYPAFLQRVRTHDPVLRRRGVAPSRTYDWVNDSLWAGPRNLPQLQLRTTAPTGVLHFTTDGSAPTPQSPVYQAPLSIDRSCVVQAAVFEGDTLVQPIYRREFTISLATGKPVTLAHPPAGSYHQGRSLWGMVDGAAGSPRYNEGQWYGFSGTDLEATLDLGAVQQIRTLGTHVLNYHWQKMWPPTALVFAVSTDGVHYREVYRQTAFPANGINLVRATIAPVSARYVRVTARNQGVVPAGEYGAGGKAWLLVDELYVN; translated from the coding sequence TTGCCCACTACTAACCCTTCCGTCTTGCGCCCTACCCCCCTCGCCTCCTGCCGCTTGATTCTGCTACTACTTGTGCTGCTGGGAGGGGTAGGAACGATGCCAACGGGCTGGGCACAACCGGCGCTGTCCCTTATTCCGCGGCCGGTGCAGGCGACTACTACCGGGCAGGTGTTCGTACTCAGCCGGCACACGGCGTTGCAGGTAGGCCCTGGCCTATCGGCTGAGCCGGCTACCCGCTTTCGGCAGTACGTGCAGCAGATGAGCAGAGTGGAAATAGGGCTGAAGTCGACAAAGCGTCGCACCGACGTGTTGGTGCTGCAACTAGATAGCACCGCCGTGCCGCAACCCGAAGGCTACAAGCTGACGATAGATTCGCGCCGTGTGACGGTAACCGGCCACGACGAAGCGGGCGTGTTCTACGGCTTGCAGACGCTGAGCCAACTGGTACCGCCTGGTAAGGCCGACCGCGTAGCGCTGCCAGGCTGCACCATCACCGACTACCCCCGCTTTGCCTACCGTGGCATGCACCTCGACGTGAGCCGTCACCTGTTTCCGGTTGACACCCTTAAGAAGTGGCTGGATGTGCTGGCGTTTTACAAGATCAACACGTTTCACTGGCACCTCACCGACGATCAGGGCTGGCGCATCGAAATCAAGAAGTACCCACGCCTGCAAACCGTAGCGGCCTTTCGCGACGAAACCCTGATCGGACATAAGCGCGACCTACCCCACCGTTTCGACGGGCAACGCTACGGCGGCTATTACTCCCAGGAAGAGGTGCGCGACCTGGTGCGCTACGCCGCCCAGCGCCACATCACCATCATTCCCGAAATTGAACTGCCAGGTCACGCCTCGGCGGCGCTGACGGCCTACCCCGAGTTGGGCTGCACGGGTGGCCCCTACCATACTGCTACCTTCTGGGGCGTGTTCGACGACGTGTATTGCGCCGGCAACGAGGCCACGTTTGCGTTTCTCACCGATGTACTCGATGAGGTAGCGGCGCTGTTTCCGGGCCAGTACCTGCACATTGGTGGCGACGAATGCCCCAAAACTCGCTGGAAGGTTTGCCCCAAGTGCCAGCGCCGCATACAAGAGGAGCATCTGCGCGATGAGCGAGAATTGCAGAGCTACTTCGTGCGGCGCATCAGTCGGCATTTGGCTACATTGAATAAGCGCCTGCTGGGCTGGGACGAAATCCTGGAGGGCGGCCTACCCCCTGCGGCTACGGTAATGAGCTGGACCGGCGAGCAAGGCGGCATAGAGGCCGCGCGCCTGGGCCACGACGTGGTGATGACGCCCGAAAAACAGGTATACCTCGATTACTTCCAAACCCTCTACCCCACCGACTCGCTGGCGGCCGGCGGCTACACGCCTCTGCGCCGACTCTACCGCTACGAGCCCGTACCGGCCGAGCTGACGCCCGCCCAGGCCCGCCACGTGCGGGGCGTGCAGGCCAACGTCTGGACCGAGTACATGCCCACGGCCGGCAAATTGGAGTACATGGTATTTCCGCGCCTATTGGCCTTGTCCGAAATTGCGTGGTCGCCACGGGCAGAACGTGACTACCCCGCGTTTTTGCAGCGTGTGCGCACCCACGACCCCGTACTGCGCCGTCGGGGCGTAGCGCCCTCGCGCACCTACGACTGGGTGAACGACTCGCTTTGGGCCGGTCCACGAAACCTACCCCAGCTACAACTACGCACCACTGCCCCTACTGGCGTGCTGCACTTCACCACCGATGGCAGTGCGCCTACCCCACAAAGCCCGGTGTACCAAGCGCCGCTGTCCATCGACAGGAGCTGTGTGGTGCAGGCAGCTGTGTTTGAGGGGGATACCCTGGTGCAGCCCATCTACCGCCGGGAGTTTACCATCAGCCTCGCCACTGGCAAGCCCGTCACGCTGGCCCACCCGCCAGCGGGTAGCTACCACCAGGGTCGTTCGCTGTGGGGCATGGTGGATGGGGCGGCGGGCAGCCCCCGCTACAACGAGGGGCAGTGGTACGGCTTTAGCGGCACCGACCTAGAGGCGACCCTAGATCTGGGCGCTGTGCAGCAGATTCGTACCTTGGGCACCCACGTGCTCAACTACCACTGGCAGAAAATGTGGCCCCCTACCGCGTTGGTTTTCGCTGTCTCTACTGATGGCGTGCACTACCGCGAGGTGTACCGGCAAACCGCGTTTCCTGCGAACGGCATCAACCTGGTGCGCGCTACTATTGCGCCGGTGTCGGCGCGCTATGTGCGCGTGACGGCTCGCAACCAAGGCGTTGTTCCGGCCGGGGAGTACGGGGCAGGCGGGAAGGCCTGGCTGCTGGTAGACGAGTTGTATGTAAACTAA
- a CDS encoding prolyl oligopeptidase family serine peptidase — protein sequence MKHLTTSLAALLLSTSAYAQYSQTAIKTLPYPQTKKVDTETTYFGTNVADPYRWLEDDQAADTKAWVQAENKVTQNFLGQIPYREAINKRLETLWNYEKYGAPFKEGKYTYFSKNTGLQSQSVLYRQIGNGAPEVFLDPNQFSKDGTTSLAGLNFSKDGSLAAYQISEGGSDWRKVIVLKTADKAIVGDTLKDVKFSGLAWKGNDGFYYSSYDKPKEGSQLAGLTQYHKLYYHKLGTPQSQDKLIFGGDKTPRRYIGAYLTEDERFLVITAANTTTGNELYVQDLSKAGSAIVPVVADEKNQNSIVENVGSKLYIHTNLNAPNFRLVTVDAAKPTSANWKDLIAETKNVLDISTVGGKLFAHYLKDATSLIEQYDLNGKKEHAIDLPSVGSAGGFGGKREEKETYYTFTSYIYPPTIFKYDIATGKSTVYKKPNVQFDPTKYESKQVFYPSKDGTKVPMIITYKKGTVMNGKNPTLLYAYGGFGVNLTPAFSTSNILLLENGGIYAVPNLRGGGEYGETWHLAGTKLNKQNVFDDFIAAAEYLMQNKYTSKDYLAISGGSNGGLLVGAVMTQRPDLCKVAFPAVGVLDMLRYNKFTAGAGWAYDYGTAEDSKEMFEYLYKYSPYHALKPASYPATMVTTADHDDRVVPAHSFKFASRLQEMQKGSAPVLIRIETKAGHGAGRSTAQVISEQTDKWAFMFYNMGVPYKGAQ from the coding sequence ATGAAACACCTTACTACCTCACTGGCTGCGCTCCTGCTTAGCACATCCGCGTACGCCCAATACAGTCAGACTGCCATCAAAACCTTACCCTACCCTCAGACCAAAAAGGTCGATACCGAAACGACCTACTTCGGCACCAACGTGGCCGACCCCTACCGCTGGCTCGAAGACGACCAGGCCGCCGACACCAAAGCCTGGGTGCAGGCCGAAAACAAAGTAACGCAGAACTTTCTAGGCCAGATTCCTTACCGCGAGGCCATCAACAAGCGCCTCGAAACGCTGTGGAATTATGAGAAATACGGCGCGCCGTTCAAGGAAGGCAAATACACGTATTTCTCGAAAAACACGGGCCTGCAAAGCCAGTCGGTGCTGTACCGGCAAATAGGTAATGGCGCGCCCGAAGTGTTCTTGGACCCCAACCAATTCTCGAAAGACGGCACCACGTCGCTGGCTGGTCTCAACTTCAGCAAAGACGGCAGCCTGGCCGCCTACCAGATTTCGGAGGGCGGCTCCGACTGGCGCAAGGTCATCGTGCTGAAAACCGCTGATAAAGCCATTGTAGGCGATACGCTGAAGGATGTGAAGTTCTCGGGCCTAGCCTGGAAAGGCAACGACGGCTTCTACTACAGCAGCTACGACAAGCCCAAGGAGGGTAGCCAGCTGGCTGGCCTCACGCAGTACCACAAGCTCTACTACCACAAGCTAGGCACGCCACAGAGCCAAGACAAGCTCATCTTTGGCGGCGATAAAACGCCCCGCCGCTACATCGGCGCCTACCTCACCGAGGACGAGCGTTTCCTGGTTATCACGGCGGCCAACACCACCACCGGAAACGAGTTATATGTACAGGACCTGAGCAAAGCGGGAAGCGCCATTGTGCCCGTAGTAGCTGACGAGAAAAACCAGAACAGCATTGTGGAAAACGTGGGCAGCAAGCTCTACATCCACACCAACCTGAACGCACCCAACTTCCGACTGGTGACCGTGGACGCGGCCAAGCCTACTTCTGCCAACTGGAAAGACCTGATTGCGGAGACGAAGAACGTGCTGGACATTTCCACCGTGGGCGGCAAACTCTTCGCGCACTACCTCAAAGACGCTACCTCGCTGATTGAGCAGTACGACCTCAATGGCAAGAAAGAACACGCCATCGACCTACCCTCGGTAGGCTCGGCGGGCGGCTTCGGCGGCAAGCGCGAGGAGAAGGAAACGTACTACACGTTCACGTCCTACATCTACCCGCCTACCATCTTCAAGTACGACATTGCCACCGGAAAATCGACGGTCTACAAGAAGCCGAACGTGCAGTTCGACCCCACCAAGTACGAGTCGAAGCAGGTGTTTTACCCTTCCAAGGATGGCACGAAGGTTCCGATGATTATCACCTATAAAAAGGGCACGGTGATGAACGGCAAGAACCCTACCCTGCTCTACGCCTACGGTGGCTTTGGCGTAAACCTGACGCCGGCCTTTAGCACATCCAACATTTTGCTGCTCGAAAACGGCGGCATCTACGCTGTACCCAACCTGCGCGGCGGTGGCGAGTACGGTGAGACCTGGCACCTGGCTGGCACCAAGCTCAACAAGCAAAACGTGTTCGACGACTTTATTGCCGCCGCCGAGTACCTGATGCAGAACAAGTACACGTCGAAGGACTACCTCGCCATTTCGGGCGGTTCTAACGGCGGCTTGCTTGTAGGGGCCGTGATGACGCAGCGCCCCGACCTGTGCAAAGTGGCTTTCCCGGCGGTAGGCGTGCTGGATATGCTGCGCTACAACAAGTTCACGGCCGGCGCCGGCTGGGCCTACGACTACGGCACCGCCGAAGACTCGAAAGAGATGTTTGAGTACCTCTACAAGTACTCGCCCTACCATGCTCTGAAGCCAGCGTCCTACCCCGCCACCATGGTCACCACCGCCGACCACGACGACCGGGTAGTACCCGCGCACTCATTTAAGTTTGCCTCGCGCTTGCAGGAAATGCAGAAAGGCTCGGCCCCGGTGCTCATCCGCATCGAGACGAAAGCCGGCCACGGCGCCGGCCGCTCCACGGCCCAGGTCATCAGCGAGCAGACCGATAAGTGGGCGTTCATGTTCTACAACATGGGCGTGCCGTACAAGGGCGCGCAGTAA